The proteins below are encoded in one region of Alistipes communis:
- a CDS encoding DMT family transporter, whose product MSKFKPHIALLVCNILWAMDYPFYNIVLPEYVHPMAMVSGSLIATALLSLIPLAWEKSEKVARTDIRRLIGAALLIGVLRKVFIMYGLSMTSPIDGSIIDTIVPLLVLVVSVLLGMDRFTKLKVAGLALGMAGAVAVVLTGISAAHTHSHLWGNILILLCACVTSLYMVWFKRLIAKYRITTVLRWLYCTAAIVALPFGLRAIIHTDYAAIAQHALFPTLFVLIVPTYLPNLMLNYALKTVQPTVSSIYTYLQPVLAIAISVAMGLDKLHLDTVIFALVIFTGVALVLRSYAAHPDAPASRTH is encoded by the coding sequence ATGAGCAAATTCAAACCCCACATCGCCCTGTTGGTGTGCAACATCCTTTGGGCGATGGACTATCCCTTCTACAACATCGTACTGCCCGAGTACGTCCACCCGATGGCCATGGTATCGGGCTCGCTGATCGCAACGGCGCTGCTTTCACTCATTCCGCTCGCCTGGGAGAAATCCGAAAAGGTGGCGCGCACCGACATCCGCAGACTGATCGGGGCCGCACTGCTCATCGGCGTGCTGCGCAAGGTCTTCATCATGTACGGACTCTCGATGACGTCGCCCATCGACGGATCGATCATCGACACGATCGTTCCGCTGCTCGTGCTGGTCGTCTCGGTGTTGTTGGGAATGGATCGCTTCACGAAACTCAAAGTCGCCGGTCTCGCGCTCGGCATGGCGGGAGCCGTCGCCGTCGTACTGACGGGCATCTCGGCCGCCCACACCCATTCGCACCTGTGGGGCAACATCCTGATTCTGCTCTGCGCCTGCGTTACGTCGCTCTACATGGTCTGGTTCAAACGGCTGATCGCCAAATACCGAATCACGACCGTCCTGCGCTGGCTCTATTGCACCGCCGCGATCGTCGCGCTGCCGTTCGGACTGCGGGCGATCATCCACACCGACTACGCCGCAATCGCGCAACATGCGCTCTTCCCGACCTTGTTCGTGCTGATCGTCCCGACCTATCTGCCCAACCTGATGCTCAACTATGCGCTCAAAACGGTGCAGCCGACCGTTTCGAGCATCTACACCTACCTGCAACCCGTGCTGGCCATCGCCATATCGGTGGCAATGGGGCTGGACAAGCTGCACCTCGACACGGTGATCTTCGCCCTCGTGATCTTCACGGGCGTGGCGCTGGTGCTGCGTTCCTACGCCGCGCATCCCGACGCGCCCGCCTCGCGGACGCACTGA
- the glpK gene encoding glycerol kinase GlpK, protein MKPKYILALDQGTTSSRAVLFNSRCEIVSMSQRPFNQQFPQPGWVEHNPLEIWSTQSFVMENVVNKADIEWSDIEALGITNQRETTVVWDRQTSEPVYNAIVWQDRRTADYCDVLRERGLTERIREKTGLILDAYFSATKIRWILDNVPGARARAERGELCFGTVDSWLAWRLSGGRLHITDVSNASRTMLFDIHTLDWDDELLDLFDIPRSMLPEVVPTSAVYGTTDCPQVPVPIPIASLAGDQQAALFGQQCIAPFSAKTTYGTGCFIMLNTGDRPHASANNLLATVAWQLGGKTTYALEGSVFVGGSVIQWLRDGLKLFSSSADSEPLAASVEDTGGVYLVPALTGLGAPYWDPYARGTIVGITRGTTSAHITRAALEAIAFEVDDVVRAMAADTGHTSTEMRVDGGAVANSLLMQFQADLTGVRIIRPSVMESTALGAAMFAGLAVGFWHSTDEICALLKPDRTFSPEAAPALMEQRRKRWHEAVRRSRHWIEE, encoded by the coding sequence ATGAAACCCAAGTACATTCTGGCGCTCGACCAGGGGACGACCTCCTCGCGCGCCGTCCTGTTCAACTCCCGCTGCGAGATCGTCTCGATGTCGCAGCGCCCCTTCAACCAGCAGTTCCCGCAACCGGGATGGGTCGAACACAACCCGCTCGAAATCTGGTCGACGCAGTCCTTCGTCATGGAGAACGTCGTCAACAAGGCCGATATCGAATGGAGCGACATCGAAGCGCTGGGCATTACCAACCAGCGCGAGACGACCGTCGTATGGGACCGCCAGACGTCGGAACCCGTCTACAACGCGATCGTGTGGCAGGATCGCCGCACGGCCGACTACTGCGACGTGCTGCGCGAACGCGGTCTGACGGAGCGCATCCGCGAAAAGACGGGATTGATTCTCGACGCCTACTTCTCGGCGACCAAAATCCGCTGGATTCTCGACAACGTACCCGGCGCACGCGCGCGCGCCGAGCGGGGCGAACTCTGTTTCGGCACGGTCGATTCGTGGCTCGCATGGCGGCTTTCGGGCGGGCGGCTCCACATCACCGACGTCTCGAACGCCTCGCGCACGATGCTCTTCGACATCCACACCCTCGACTGGGACGACGAACTGCTCGACCTGTTCGACATCCCGCGCTCGATGCTGCCCGAAGTCGTACCCACGAGCGCCGTATACGGCACGACCGACTGCCCGCAGGTACCGGTGCCGATCCCGATCGCCTCGCTGGCGGGCGACCAGCAGGCCGCGCTTTTCGGGCAGCAGTGCATCGCCCCCTTCTCGGCCAAGACGACCTACGGCACGGGATGCTTCATTATGCTCAATACGGGCGACCGGCCCCACGCCTCGGCCAACAACCTGCTGGCCACCGTGGCGTGGCAGCTCGGCGGCAAGACGACCTATGCGCTCGAAGGAAGCGTCTTCGTAGGCGGTTCGGTCATCCAATGGCTGCGCGACGGGTTGAAACTCTTCTCCTCGTCGGCCGATTCGGAACCGCTGGCCGCATCGGTCGAAGATACGGGCGGCGTCTATCTGGTACCGGCGCTGACGGGACTGGGCGCTCCCTACTGGGACCCCTATGCCCGCGGCACGATCGTCGGCATCACGCGCGGCACGACCTCCGCGCACATCACCCGGGCGGCGCTCGAAGCGATCGCCTTCGAGGTCGACGACGTGGTACGCGCCATGGCGGCCGATACGGGACACACCTCGACCGAGATGCGCGTCGACGGCGGTGCCGTGGCCAACAGCCTGCTGATGCAGTTCCAGGCCGATCTCACGGGCGTGCGCATCATCCGCCCCTCGGTCATGGAATCCACGGCGCTGGGGGCAGCCATGTTCGCCGGTCTCGCGGTGGGATTCTGGCATTCGACCGACGAAATTTGCGCCCTGCTCAAACCCGACCGCACCTTCTCACCCGAAGCCGCTCCGGCACTCATGGAACAACGCCGCAAACGCTGGCACGAGGCCGTGCGCCGCAGCCGGCATTGGATCGAAGAGTAA
- a CDS encoding MIP/aquaporin family protein: MTPVLAEFIGTAVMLLLGTGVCANVSLARTKGNGAGWIVVIVTWAMAVFTGVVIAGPYSGAHLNPSVTLAFAATGQFPWSDVPGYVLAQMLGGAAGALATWLFYRPHFDLEENPDTIRGVFCTAPAVRNPASNLLSEIIATFVLIFTIFYITEGHLSSTEGNVPIGLGSVGALPVALVILVIGGALGGTTGYSLNPARDLSPRIVHALVPIRHKGGSDWRYAWIASVGPLLGALLAAGVQVMIRS, translated from the coding sequence ATGACACCTGTTCTGGCCGAATTCATCGGAACCGCCGTGATGCTGCTTCTAGGCACCGGCGTCTGCGCAAACGTTTCACTGGCCCGCACCAAAGGCAACGGCGCGGGGTGGATCGTCGTCATCGTCACCTGGGCGATGGCCGTCTTCACCGGAGTGGTGATCGCCGGTCCGTACAGCGGCGCACACCTCAATCCTTCGGTCACGCTGGCCTTCGCCGCGACGGGGCAGTTCCCGTGGAGCGACGTGCCGGGCTACGTGCTCGCCCAGATGCTGGGCGGTGCGGCGGGCGCGCTGGCCACATGGCTCTTCTATCGTCCCCATTTCGATCTGGAAGAGAACCCCGACACCATTCGCGGCGTTTTCTGCACCGCCCCCGCCGTCCGCAACCCGGCATCGAATCTATTGAGCGAGATAATCGCCACATTCGTATTGATTTTCACTATTTTCTATATCACGGAAGGACACCTTTCGTCGACCGAAGGCAACGTCCCTATCGGGCTGGGATCGGTCGGTGCGCTTCCCGTAGCGCTGGTCATCCTGGTCATCGGCGGCGCATTGGGCGGCACGACGGGCTATTCGCTCAACCCCGCCCGCGACCTTTCGCCGCGCATCGTCCACGCGCTGGTCCCGATCCGCCACAAGGGCGGCAGCGACTGGCGCTATGCGTGGATCGCCTCGGTCGGACCGCTGCTCGGGGCGCTGCTCGCCGCAGGAGTTCAAGTGATGATCCGCTCCTGA
- a CDS encoding UbiA-like polyprenyltransferase, translating to MPRFADYMRLVKFQHTIFAMPFALMAFAYAMWKYALAEVYPVPLWWCVPLVQVVLCMVFARNTAMGFNRWADRRIDAANPRTAGREIPAGVISPRRALTFVAVNALLFVACAATINRLTALLSPVALAVIMGYSYCKRFTWAAHLVLGLSLSIAPVGAYIALTGRFDWEPCVLALLVLTWCGGFDIIYALQDADYDRAHGLHSIPQRFSLRTALAISVALHAVSVGALLWFGSYCPQGALLWTGEALFVAILAAEHLLVTPSRQRNIGIAFGTLNGLASLTLALFVIAQLIAG from the coding sequence ATGCCCCGATTTGCCGACTATATGCGTCTGGTGAAGTTCCAGCACACGATTTTCGCCATGCCCTTCGCGCTCATGGCCTTTGCCTATGCCATGTGGAAATATGCGCTGGCGGAGGTCTATCCGGTACCGCTGTGGTGGTGCGTGCCGCTGGTGCAGGTGGTGCTGTGCATGGTCTTCGCACGCAATACGGCCATGGGATTCAACCGCTGGGCCGACCGGCGCATCGATGCCGCGAATCCCCGCACGGCCGGTCGGGAGATTCCCGCCGGCGTGATCTCGCCCCGCCGGGCGCTGACGTTCGTCGCGGTCAACGCTCTGCTCTTCGTGGCGTGCGCTGCGACGATCAACCGCCTGACGGCGCTGCTGTCGCCCGTGGCGCTGGCCGTCATCATGGGTTACAGCTATTGCAAACGCTTCACCTGGGCGGCGCATCTGGTGCTGGGGCTGTCGCTCTCGATCGCGCCCGTCGGTGCCTACATCGCCCTGACGGGGCGTTTCGACTGGGAGCCGTGCGTGCTGGCGCTGCTCGTGCTGACGTGGTGCGGGGGATTCGACATCATCTATGCCTTGCAGGACGCCGACTACGACCGCGCGCACGGCCTGCACTCCATTCCCCAGCGGTTTTCGCTGCGCACGGCGCTCGCGATCAGCGTGGCGCTCCATGCGGTCAGCGTGGGCGCGCTCCTGTGGTTCGGCAGCTATTGTCCGCAGGGGGCGCTGCTGTGGACGGGCGAGGCGTTGTTCGTGGCCATTCTCGCGGCGGAACATCTGCTGGTGACCCCCTCGCGCCAGCGCAACATCGGCATCGCCTTCGGCACGCTCAACGGGTTGGCGAGTCTCACGCTGGCGCTCTTCGTGATCGCCCAATTGATTGCAGGTTAG
- a CDS encoding DMT family transporter, whose amino-acid sequence MWLLLAFTSALLLGLYDVAKKQALRDNAVLPVLLLNTLFSSLLFLPTILSTAGGWGWFDATPLRCPAGDLHAHLLVVLKSCIVLSSWVFGYFGIKHLPLTIVGPINATRPVMTLVGAMLIFGERLNGYQWVGVVLAIGSLFLLSRSSRREGVDFRHDVWIYCIAAAAVLGAASGLYDKFITRRLDPVFVQSWYTFYQFWMMSAAVLLIWWPRRRRTTPFHWSWAIPFISLFLSAADLCYLYALSDSEAMISVVSMIRRGSVVVSFGFGALLFRERNLRAKAIDLALILVGMVFLWIGSR is encoded by the coding sequence ATGTGGTTGCTGCTGGCTTTTACCTCGGCGCTGCTGCTGGGATTGTACGACGTGGCGAAGAAGCAGGCTTTGCGCGACAATGCCGTGCTGCCGGTGCTGCTGCTCAATACCCTCTTTTCGTCGCTGTTGTTCCTGCCGACGATCCTCTCGACGGCCGGCGGCTGGGGATGGTTCGACGCGACGCCCCTGCGCTGTCCTGCGGGCGATCTGCACGCTCACCTGCTCGTCGTGTTGAAATCGTGCATCGTGCTGTCTTCGTGGGTATTCGGCTATTTCGGCATCAAACATCTGCCGCTGACGATCGTCGGGCCGATCAACGCCACACGGCCGGTGATGACGCTCGTGGGGGCCATGCTGATCTTCGGCGAGCGGCTCAACGGGTATCAGTGGGTCGGCGTGGTGCTGGCCATAGGATCGCTCTTTCTGCTAAGCCGGTCGAGCCGCAGGGAAGGGGTCGATTTCCGTCACGACGTCTGGATCTACTGCATCGCCGCGGCCGCCGTGCTGGGGGCTGCGAGCGGGTTGTACGACAAGTTCATCACGCGCCGGCTCGACCCTGTCTTCGTGCAGAGCTGGTATACCTTCTATCAGTTCTGGATGATGTCCGCGGCCGTGCTGCTGATCTGGTGGCCGCGCCGGAGGCGTACGACGCCCTTCCATTGGAGCTGGGCCATTCCCTTCATTTCGCTTTTTCTGTCGGCGGCCGATCTCTGCTATCTCTATGCGTTGAGCGACTCCGAAGCGATGATTTCGGTCGTCTCGATGATCCGCCGCGGCTCGGTCGTCGTCTCGTTCGGATTCGGCGCGCTGCTCTTCCGCGAACGCAACCTGCGCGCCAAGGCGATCGATCTGGCGTTGATCCTCGTCGGTATGGTCTTCCTCTGGATCGGTTCGCGGTAG
- the lysA gene encoding diaminopimelate decarboxylase, whose product MLSRRIASRLRDMETPFYLYDTELLRQTLESVVNESKRYNYKVHYAIKANYDDRLLAIIREYGLGVDCASGNEVQKAIEAGFDPKSIVYAGVGKRDKELRYAIEQEIMAINCESIEELLVLDAMAAEAGRTVEVALRVNPDIDPKTNHCIDTGQADSKFGISYEEILDNAERIRSLKHLRIVGVHLHIGSQIRELHVFENMCQKVNVIVENLERLGFSFRFVDVGGGLGINYDMPENEPIPNFASLFAIVHNHLRVGDREVHFEFGRSIVGECGELITRVLFNKTTATGRKLLIVDASMTELIRPALYGSYHNIENITAETDRTDKYTVVGTACESTDRFDENVSLRRSVRGDLLTIKSAGAYGMSMASRYNLHDLPGAVYGEDLM is encoded by the coding sequence ATGTTAAGCAGACGTATCGCTTCCCGCTTGCGGGACATGGAGACCCCCTTCTACCTTTACGACACGGAGTTGTTGCGCCAGACGCTCGAAAGCGTGGTCAACGAGTCGAAACGGTACAACTATAAGGTGCACTACGCGATCAAGGCCAATTACGACGACCGTCTGCTTGCGATCATCCGCGAATACGGGCTGGGCGTCGACTGCGCGTCGGGCAACGAGGTGCAGAAGGCGATCGAGGCGGGTTTCGACCCGAAGAGCATCGTCTATGCCGGCGTGGGCAAGCGCGACAAGGAGCTGCGCTACGCCATCGAGCAGGAGATCATGGCGATCAACTGCGAGTCGATCGAGGAGCTGCTCGTGCTCGACGCGATGGCCGCCGAGGCGGGACGTACGGTGGAGGTCGCCCTGCGCGTCAATCCCGACATCGATCCCAAGACCAACCACTGCATCGATACGGGTCAGGCCGACAGCAAGTTCGGCATCTCCTACGAAGAGATTCTGGACAATGCCGAGCGGATCCGTTCGCTGAAACACCTGCGCATCGTGGGCGTTCACCTGCACATCGGTTCGCAGATCCGCGAACTGCACGTCTTCGAGAACATGTGCCAGAAGGTCAACGTCATCGTCGAGAACCTCGAACGGCTGGGCTTTTCGTTCCGTTTCGTCGACGTGGGCGGCGGTCTGGGCATCAACTACGACATGCCCGAAAACGAGCCGATCCCCAACTTCGCGTCGTTGTTCGCCATCGTCCACAACCATCTGCGGGTCGGCGACCGCGAGGTGCATTTCGAATTCGGCCGGTCGATCGTCGGCGAGTGCGGCGAACTCATCACGCGCGTGCTCTTCAACAAGACGACCGCCACGGGGCGCAAGTTGCTGATCGTCGACGCCTCGATGACCGAGTTGATCCGCCCCGCGCTCTACGGCTCCTACCACAACATCGAAAACATCACGGCCGAAACCGACCGCACGGACAAGTACACGGTCGTCGGCACGGCCTGCGAGTCGACCGACCGGTTCGACGAGAACGTGAGCCTGCGCCGTTCGGTGCGCGGCGACCTGCTGACGATCAAGTCGGCCGGTGCCTACGGCATGTCGATGGCGTCGCGCTACAACCTCCACGACCTGCCCGGCGCCGTCTACGGCGAAGACCTGATGTAG
- the lepA gene encoding translation elongation factor 4, whose translation MKNIRNFCIIAHIDHGKSTLADRLLEKTNTLNQREMQSQVLDDMDLEREKGITIKSHAIQMEYAARDGERYVLNLIDTPGHVDFSYEVSRAIASCEGALLVVDATQGIQAQTISNLYLAVGHDLEIIPVLNKIDVDSAMIDEVTDQVIDLIGCKREDILLASGKTGQGVEEILEAIIARIPAPKGDDNAPLQALIFDSVFNPFRGIIAYFRVFNGSIRKGEHVKFINTGAEYDADEVGVLKLKMSPRDEIRSGDVGYICSGIKNSAEVKVGDTITSVARPSREAIAGFEDVKPMVFAGVYPVVADQYEDLRASLEKLQLNDASLTFEPESSLALGFGFRCGFLGLLHMEIIQERLYREFDMDVITTVPNVSYRITTTSGEELEVHNPSGLPEITKVAKIEEPYILAQIITKADFLGNVIKLCIDKRGVLKNQTFITTDRVEINFDMPLSEIVFDFYDKLKSISKGYASFDYHRTGYQLSKLAKLDILLNGEPVDALSSLIYADHAYDFGRKMCEKLKELIPRQQFDIAIQAAIGAKIIARETVKAVRKDVTAKCYGGDISRKRKLLEKQKAGKKRMRQIGQVQVPQSAFLAVLKMD comes from the coding sequence ATGAAGAACATACGCAATTTTTGCATCATCGCCCACATCGACCACGGCAAAAGCACGCTGGCCGACCGGCTGTTGGAAAAAACCAACACCCTGAACCAGCGCGAGATGCAATCGCAGGTACTCGACGACATGGACCTCGAACGCGAGAAGGGCATCACCATCAAGAGCCACGCCATCCAGATGGAATACGCCGCGCGCGACGGCGAGCGGTACGTGCTCAACCTGATCGACACGCCGGGACACGTCGACTTCTCCTACGAGGTGTCGCGCGCGATCGCCTCGTGCGAAGGGGCGCTGCTGGTGGTCGACGCCACGCAGGGCATCCAGGCACAGACGATTTCGAACCTCTATCTGGCCGTCGGGCACGATCTGGAAATCATCCCCGTACTCAACAAGATCGACGTCGACTCGGCGATGATCGACGAGGTGACCGACCAGGTGATCGACCTGATCGGTTGCAAGCGCGAAGACATTCTGCTCGCTTCGGGCAAAACGGGCCAGGGCGTCGAGGAGATACTCGAAGCCATCATCGCCCGCATCCCCGCACCGAAGGGCGACGACAACGCCCCGTTGCAGGCGCTCATTTTCGACTCGGTATTCAACCCCTTCCGGGGTATCATCGCCTATTTCCGTGTCTTCAACGGCTCGATCCGCAAGGGCGAGCACGTCAAATTCATCAACACCGGCGCTGAATACGACGCCGACGAGGTGGGGGTGCTCAAACTCAAAATGTCGCCGCGCGACGAGATCCGCTCGGGCGACGTGGGCTACATCTGTTCGGGCATCAAGAACTCGGCCGAGGTGAAGGTCGGCGATACCATCACGTCGGTGGCGCGCCCCAGCCGCGAGGCGATCGCCGGCTTCGAGGACGTCAAGCCCATGGTCTTCGCAGGCGTCTATCCCGTCGTAGCCGACCAGTACGAGGATTTGCGCGCCTCGCTCGAAAAGCTGCAACTCAACGACGCCTCGCTGACCTTCGAACCGGAGAGCTCGCTGGCGCTCGGCTTCGGCTTCCGCTGCGGATTCCTCGGACTGCTGCACATGGAGATCATCCAGGAGCGTCTCTACCGCGAGTTCGACATGGACGTCATCACCACCGTGCCCAACGTCTCGTACCGCATCACCACCACCTCGGGCGAGGAGTTGGAGGTACACAACCCCTCGGGACTGCCCGAAATCACGAAAGTGGCCAAGATCGAGGAACCCTATATCCTGGCGCAGATCATCACCAAAGCCGACTTTCTGGGCAATGTCATCAAGCTCTGCATCGACAAGCGCGGCGTACTGAAAAACCAGACCTTCATCACCACCGACCGCGTGGAGATCAATTTCGACATGCCGCTGTCGGAGATCGTCTTCGACTTCTACGACAAGCTCAAATCGATTTCGAAGGGCTACGCCTCGTTCGACTACCACCGCACGGGCTATCAACTCTCGAAGCTGGCCAAGCTGGACATCCTGCTCAACGGCGAGCCGGTCGACGCGCTCTCGTCGCTCATCTACGCCGACCACGCCTACGACTTCGGCCGCAAGATGTGCGAAAAGCTCAAGGAGCTGATCCCGCGCCAGCAGTTCGACATCGCCATTCAGGCGGCTATCGGCGCCAAGATCATCGCCCGCGAAACGGTGAAGGCCGTGCGCAAGGACGTGACGGCCAAGTGCTACGGCGGCGACATCTCGCGCAAACGCAAGCTGCTCGAAAAACAGAAGGCGGGCAAGAAGCGGATGCGGCAGATCGGACAGGTGCAGGTACCGCAGTCAGCCTTCCTCGCCGTGCTGAAAATGGACTAA